The following proteins come from a genomic window of Gordonia westfalica:
- a CDS encoding TetR/AcrR family transcriptional regulator, which translates to MTASERTYGGRPVSDRAAERRRRFLDAALEEFTDPGYAGSSVTSICRAAGLSRRQFYEEFSEREDLIIALYDEIQHAARDAVAEALAGTTSHDLRDLATAAMSAYMTSVGTDPRRAEVSFVQIVGVSSRVEQHRLDGREEWVEFFVAAMADFAGRPASERQRHLAIAYVGALTGLVHRWSVSPDPAPLHDIVSVLSDILLSFAEL; encoded by the coding sequence ATGACGGCGTCCGAACGGACCTACGGCGGGCGTCCGGTGAGCGATCGCGCTGCCGAACGCCGGCGGCGGTTCCTCGACGCCGCCCTCGAGGAGTTCACCGATCCCGGATACGCCGGTTCGTCGGTGACCTCCATCTGCCGGGCCGCCGGACTCTCCCGTCGGCAGTTCTACGAGGAGTTCAGCGAGCGCGAGGACCTCATCATCGCGCTGTACGACGAGATCCAGCACGCGGCCCGCGACGCCGTCGCAGAAGCCCTGGCGGGCACCACTTCCCATGATCTGCGGGATCTGGCGACGGCAGCGATGAGTGCCTACATGACCTCGGTCGGCACCGATCCGCGTCGTGCGGAGGTCTCGTTCGTCCAGATCGTTGGCGTCAGCTCACGCGTCGAACAACACCGCCTCGACGGCCGTGAGGAGTGGGTCGAGTTCTTCGTGGCGGCGATGGCCGACTTCGCCGGTCGGCCGGCGAGCGAACGGCAGCGCCACCTCGCGATCGCCTACGTCGGCGCACTCACCGGACTCGTCCATCGCTGGAGTGTGTCGCCGGATCCGGCACCGCTCCACGACATCGTCTCCGTCCTCTCCGACATCCTCCTGTCGTTCGCCGAGCTCTAG
- a CDS encoding lipase family protein, with protein MGRSTGSRTGRGLRLLATALTLALVGGAAFGTTTAAAVPVAPALPFPVPPAIPEFDKGFYLPPSAEYADKKPGELIAARRVHLAALSVIPINVDAWQISYRSTNTRGEAIPAVATVLKPKGPVKPGPSKLVSWQSAEDSTALYCSPSYALQQASIPGQLTGSVDSAYEVLQITSLVGAGWSVVIPDHQGPESAFAAGPLAGRITLDGIRGARDFAPLGLKEDLRVGMMGYSGGAIATGWAAELHQEYAPELPIVGAAEGGVPADIRKMVDLADKNAASGLILAGIIGVSREYPELDRFLQRHLNPLGKALLASKNPLCLTYQAALAPFVDIKGLVNLPGDPLAYPTPRKVLGQLKMGTNVPRFPMLVYQSNPDWIAPVGPVNELVRAYCADPDASVRYVRDHFSEHISLAIEGFAPGIVWMRDRLDGKPAGIGCTTTDQGSMSLDPKTWRAFVNLVGNNLALAINQELGNPPRLP; from the coding sequence ATGGGGCGGAGCACTGGCAGCAGAACAGGGCGTGGCCTGCGGCTTCTCGCCACCGCCCTCACCCTCGCGCTCGTCGGCGGCGCAGCATTCGGCACGACCACGGCCGCCGCTGTACCCGTCGCGCCGGCACTTCCCTTCCCGGTTCCGCCGGCGATCCCCGAGTTCGACAAGGGGTTCTACCTCCCTCCCTCCGCGGAGTACGCGGACAAGAAGCCCGGCGAGCTGATCGCCGCCCGACGCGTCCATCTCGCGGCCCTGTCGGTCATCCCGATCAACGTCGACGCCTGGCAGATCTCCTACCGCTCGACCAACACCCGCGGCGAGGCCATTCCGGCGGTCGCGACCGTGCTGAAGCCGAAGGGTCCGGTGAAGCCCGGACCGTCGAAGCTGGTGTCGTGGCAGTCGGCCGAGGACTCCACCGCGCTGTACTGTTCGCCGTCGTATGCGCTCCAGCAGGCGTCGATTCCCGGCCAGCTCACCGGTTCCGTGGACTCGGCATATGAGGTCCTGCAGATCACGTCGCTCGTCGGCGCCGGCTGGTCGGTGGTGATCCCCGACCACCAGGGACCCGAATCAGCCTTCGCGGCAGGACCACTCGCCGGACGGATCACCCTCGACGGTATCCGCGGCGCACGGGATTTCGCGCCACTCGGACTGAAGGAGGATCTCCGGGTCGGGATGATGGGCTACTCCGGCGGAGCGATCGCGACCGGCTGGGCGGCCGAGCTCCACCAGGAGTACGCGCCCGAGTTGCCGATCGTCGGCGCCGCGGAAGGCGGTGTCCCCGCGGATATCCGAAAGATGGTGGATCTGGCCGACAAGAACGCGGCGTCGGGCCTCATCCTCGCCGGGATCATCGGCGTCAGCCGCGAGTACCCCGAACTCGACCGCTTCCTGCAGCGCCACCTGAACCCGCTGGGCAAGGCGTTGCTGGCGAGCAAGAATCCCCTGTGCCTCACGTACCAGGCCGCGCTGGCGCCGTTCGTGGACATCAAGGGACTCGTGAACCTCCCGGGCGACCCGCTCGCTTATCCGACACCGCGAAAAGTGCTGGGACAGCTGAAGATGGGCACGAATGTCCCCCGTTTCCCGATGCTCGTCTATCAGTCGAACCCGGACTGGATCGCCCCGGTGGGCCCGGTCAACGAACTGGTGCGGGCCTACTGCGCCGACCCGGATGCCAGTGTGCGGTACGTCCGCGACCACTTCAGCGAGCACATCTCGCTCGCGATCGAGGGTTTCGCGCCGGGAATCGTGTGGATGCGGGATCGACTCGACGGGAAGCCTGCCGGAATCGGTTGCACCACAACCGACCAGGGCTCGATGTCCCTCGACCCGAAGACCTGGCGGGCGTTTGTGAACCTCGTCGGCAACAACCTGGCGCTGGCGATCAACCAGGAACTCGGTAATCCT